The following are encoded together in the Coffea arabica cultivar ET-39 chromosome 1c, Coffea Arabica ET-39 HiFi, whole genome shotgun sequence genome:
- the LOC140004796 gene encoding uncharacterized protein: protein MYMDGASSKEGCGAGLLLISPTGRAGLCLKGVLYRKSYLQQRLKCVTPEKGSYVLRELHEGVCGNHVGPRVLAKKGMLSRYYWPTIFWDSAELVARCKSCQLHAPIHHAPTQEMIPLHSPWPFFQWGIDLLGPFPRAPRGYDHLVVAIDYFTKWVENVNRTILHGLKTRIESARTGWLDELPTILWVYRTTPRTATQKTPFVLTYGTEAVIPAEIGVPSSRVQYFAVQNNEEEMRLNLDLLECRREEACIRMAKYKRQVARYYNARVRHLSFKLGDLVLRRNSVSRAGGTGKLNPNWKGPYVVKEADRAGYCKLAHLNGDEVPRTWHNSNLRLFR from the exons ATGTACATGGACGGCGCGTCAAGCAAGGAAGGATGTGGAGCAGGTCTCCTCCTAATCAGCCCAACAGGAAGAGCTGGCCTATGCCTTAAG GGAGTACTATATAGGAAATCCTACTTGCAGCAGAGGTTAAAGTGCGTAACACCAGAGAAAGGGAGCTATGTCTTGCGTGAGCTGCATGAGGGCGTCTGTGGTAATCATGTCGGACCAAGGGTATTGGCCAAGAAAGGAATGTTATCTAGATACTACTGGCCCACCATCTTCTGGGACTCGGCCGAGCTGGTGGCAAGATGTAAGTCATGCCAGTTGCACGCTCCAATTCACCATGCTCCGACCCAGGAGATGATTCCTCTCCATAGCCCATGGCCGTTCTTCCAATGGGGAATTGACCTGTTAGGCCCCTTCCCTCGAGCTCCAAGAGGTTATGACCATCTGGTAGTGGCTATTGACTACTTCACTAAATGG gtcgagaATGTTAACAGAACCATCCTGCACGGTTTGAAGACGCGAATAGAGTCAGCTCGGACAGGGTGGCTGGATGAGCTGCCCACCATACTGTGGGTTTACCGGACTACACCTCGGACGGCCACCCAGAAAACTCCATTTGTCCTAACATATGGAACCGAAGCAGTAATCCCGGCGGAAATTGGAGTGCCCTCAAGCAGGGTGCAATATTTTGCGGTCCAGAATAATGAGGAAGAGATGCGGCTCAACCTAGACCTGCTCGAGTGTCGTAGGGAAGAAGCGTGTATAAGAATGGCCAAGTACAAAAGACAGGTTGCGCGGTACTACAACGCTAGAGTAAGACACCTCTCCTTCAAACTAGGGGACCTGGTATTGCGCAGAAACTCCGTGAGCCGAGCTGGGGGCACGGGCAAGTTAAACCCGAACTGGAAAGGCCCCTACGTGGTGAAGGAAGCTGATCGTGCGGGGTATTGTAAGCTAGCTCATCTCAATGGGGATGAAGTTCCGCGCACCTGGCACAACTCAAATTTAAGACTCTTTCGTTAA